One Lachnospiraceae bacterium C1.1 genomic region harbors:
- a CDS encoding sugar O-acetyltransferase — MTEQERLKRISEGKLWYDTDEYLAHQAKVKDLMYDFNMSKPSETEKRAGLIQKMFGSVGKDVWINQPLTLAVGSTVTIGDGTYINSGMTFIDDYKITIGKGCLFGTNVTLCTTGHPIDPEERAKGSMYSFPIVIGDGAWIGAGAIILPGITIGEYAVIGAGSVVTKDIPAYTIAAGNPCKPIRKIDDHDKEYYFKEHRFDENE; from the coding sequence ATGACAGAACAAGAGAGATTAAAGAGAATATCTGAAGGAAAACTCTGGTATGATACAGATGAATATCTGGCACATCAGGCTAAGGTGAAGGATTTGATGTACGATTTTAACATGTCAAAACCAAGCGAGACAGAAAAAAGAGCCGGACTGATTCAAAAAATGTTCGGGAGCGTGGGAAAGGATGTTTGGATTAATCAGCCTTTGACATTGGCGGTAGGGTCAACGGTTACGATTGGAGACGGTACATATATTAATTCCGGTATGACGTTCATTGATGATTACAAGATTACTATCGGAAAAGGTTGTCTTTTTGGAACGAATGTTACGCTCTGTACAACCGGTCATCCGATTGATCCTGAGGAACGTGCCAAGGGAAGTATGTATTCCTTTCCTATTGTGATCGGAGATGGCGCATGGATAGGAGCAGGTGCGATTATACTTCCAGGAATCACGATAGGCGAATATGCAGTGATCGGTGCGGGATCGGTGGTGACAAAAGACATACCGGCATATACCATAGCTGCTGGCAATCCATGTAAGCCAATCCGAAAGATTGATGATCATGATAAAGAGTATTATTTTAAGGAGCATAGATTCGATGAAAATGAGTAA
- a CDS encoding MATE family efflux transporter: MLKNNKAAVRNVIALSLPIAVQNVFSTAVSSADVIMVGMIGQDSLSAVSLAGQVTFVLNLILLGLTIGTSLIVAQYFGKGDILMIERIQGYSIRIAFILSSMFFFGAVLFPGFVMKAFTLDTVLIEEGAAYLKIVGISYLFMGFAQVAETVMKAMKQVRISTMIGTTALILNVIFNWVFIFGLFGIPKMGVTGAALGTLLARMIESIWCFIHMRKPDGINVSSENLIHTDRELKQHFWHYTLPITLNGLSWGSAFATYSVILGHIGSDMVAANSIATILRNFALVGCNGIASGAGIYLGTLLGSGEFKRAKKDSVVILQMTFLFAIAGGLIIALARPFIIDITDLTDTAKTYLAQMLFINAVYILTKAYNCVFNNGILSAGGDTRFGLICDTIDMWCYSVPLGFIATFVLHLPPMVVYLLISTDELVKLPVYYLRYRQGKWIQNITKEGAA, translated from the coding sequence ATGTTAAAGAATAATAAAGCTGCCGTACGAAATGTAATAGCATTATCACTTCCGATAGCTGTACAAAATGTATTTTCCACGGCAGTCAGTTCTGCTGATGTTATCATGGTTGGAATGATCGGACAGGACAGCCTGTCCGCAGTATCCCTTGCAGGGCAGGTTACATTTGTCTTAAATCTCATACTGCTTGGGCTTACAATAGGAACCAGTCTTATAGTGGCACAGTATTTCGGCAAAGGTGACATTCTGATGATAGAAAGAATACAGGGGTATTCAATTAGAATTGCTTTTATCCTTTCTTCGATGTTCTTCTTCGGTGCAGTGCTTTTTCCGGGCTTTGTTATGAAAGCTTTTACATTAGATACAGTGCTTATTGAAGAAGGTGCAGCATATCTAAAGATTGTTGGAATATCCTATCTGTTTATGGGTTTCGCACAGGTTGCAGAAACAGTAATGAAAGCCATGAAACAGGTTCGGATCAGTACCATGATAGGAACGACAGCACTTATTTTAAATGTCATTTTTAATTGGGTTTTTATCTTTGGATTATTCGGTATTCCGAAAATGGGAGTTACAGGAGCAGCTCTCGGAACTCTTTTAGCCAGGATGATAGAATCAATATGGTGTTTCATACATATGAGAAAACCTGACGGGATAAATGTATCTTCTGAAAACCTGATCCATACGGACAGAGAACTGAAGCAACATTTTTGGCATTATACGCTCCCGATTACATTAAACGGTCTTAGCTGGGGATCCGCATTTGCCACATATTCAGTAATTCTCGGACATATTGGAAGCGACATGGTGGCTGCAAATTCTATTGCGACCATATTGAGAAATTTTGCCCTTGTAGGATGTAATGGTATAGCGAGTGGAGCAGGAATATATCTTGGAACACTTTTGGGAAGCGGGGAATTTAAAAGGGCAAAAAAAGATTCAGTAGTTATTCTTCAGATGACATTTTTGTTCGCCATAGCCGGGGGCTTGATTATTGCATTGGCAAGACCGTTCATTATAGATATCACGGATCTGACGGATACGGCAAAAACGTACCTTGCTCAGATGCTATTTATAAATGCTGTGTATATTTTGACCAAGGCATATAACTGTGTGTTCAATAATGGAATACTCTCAGCAGGAGGAGATACCAGATTTGGACTGATTTGTGACACTATAGATATGTGGTGCTACAGTGTTCCGCTGGGATTCATAGCTACATTTGTGCTTCATCTACCACCTATGGTTGTCTATCTTCTTATCAGCACCGATGAACTTGTTAAATTGCCTGTCTATTATCTGCGATATAGACAGGGCAAATGGATACAAAATATAACAAAGGAGGGAGCAGCATGA
- a CDS encoding AraC family transcriptional regulator produces MTKLDVMPDASEIVHYDRPDIPLYIRMGTLSHYPEYKALCHWHEDFEFIRIYDGEMDYFIGGKNIRMKAGDCLFVNSRQMHYGYSPQKKECHFLCILISPAILTGSRQLFDENIAPLMKNGNFPFIHITKEDAEITTFQHLLDKTYHLKANNSNYEIYAMSALLELVLKLIEREPAAEDFKSESSLLVTHRKMVAYISSHFDDEISLNDIAGSASVSRATCCRIFKKIDQLSPIEFLTIYRLNVSADLLTRTDESISLIAGKCGFNSVSYYSKLFLEHYGCQPHKYRNLAIISSENASKHLL; encoded by the coding sequence ATGACAAAATTAGATGTGATGCCCGACGCTTCAGAGATTGTACACTATGACAGACCGGATATTCCACTGTATATAAGAATGGGAACACTGTCCCATTACCCGGAATATAAAGCCTTATGTCATTGGCATGAAGATTTTGAATTTATAAGAATATATGATGGTGAGATGGATTACTTCATCGGCGGCAAAAATATCCGTATGAAGGCCGGAGACTGCCTTTTTGTCAACTCACGGCAGATGCACTACGGCTATAGCCCCCAAAAGAAAGAATGTCATTTTCTATGCATACTGATTTCTCCCGCAATCTTGACAGGAAGCAGACAACTATTTGATGAAAATATTGCTCCGCTTATGAAAAACGGCAATTTTCCATTTATCCATATCACGAAAGAAGATGCCGAAATAACCACATTTCAGCATCTTCTTGATAAGACTTACCACTTAAAGGCAAACAACTCAAACTACGAAATTTACGCCATGTCCGCCCTGCTGGAACTGGTTTTAAAACTGATAGAGCGTGAACCTGCTGCAGAAGATTTCAAGTCAGAGTCATCATTGCTAGTCACTCATCGAAAGATGGTAGCATATATATCTTCCCATTTTGACGATGAGATTTCATTAAATGATATCGCAGGCAGCGCCTCGGTCAGCCGGGCTACGTGCTGCCGCATATTTAAAAAAATAGACCAGCTCTCTCCTATAGAATTTCTGACCATTTACCGCCTTAACGTAAGTGCTGACCTTCTAACCAGAACAGATGAGAGTATCTCTTTAATAGCAGGAAAATGTGGCTTTAACTCTGTCAGCTATTATTCCAAACTATTCCTTGAACATTACGGCTGTCAGCCACATAAATACAGAAATTTAGCTATTATATCATCTGAAAATGCCTCAAAGCATCTTCTATAG
- a CDS encoding recombinase family protein — protein sequence MAKSKKTKCYIYTRVSTAMQVDGYSLDAQKEKLKRYADYEEMEIVGEYSDEGHSGKNINGRPEFVRMLQDIEDCKDDVSYVLVFKLSRFGRNAADVLNSLQLMQDFGVNLICVEDGINSAKESGKLMISILSAVAELERENILVQTMEGRRQKAREGKWNGGFAPYGYKLVDGSLAIAEDEAEMIRLIFDKYIHTDMGANGVAEYLNNHGYKKKQRQNNTLTTFAPSFIKGVLDNPVYMGKLAYGRRATEKIQGTRNEFHVVKQEEFPIYDGEHDAIISEEDFMLAKEKRERTGFKHEKTHSLEHEHILSGILKCPVCGGSMYANVNRKKKSDGSYYKDFFYYACKHRIKLDGHHCDYHRQWGQDKVNAAVEETVKKMVNNPKFKAALKAKIGANVDASELKAERESYRKSLQQCIGAKNKLAAQIDALDVTDKHYDRKYQDMQERLSADTIYKVLIQFDKLYDNFTDLEKKKFMQSFIEEVQIYEQPKENGRFLKSISFAFPVYYNDKEFTTIAFGEDALKEYADNLTKENLVGWDKEITDETVCLLSKLHEAKHHINVKVDMDELDLTSAEAKATYKEIEEWVQENYGFHVTNLNIAQVKQKHGIIERENYNKPKSENSRQPGCPEEKVKAIEDALRHFQMI from the coding sequence ATGGCAAAAAGTAAGAAAACAAAATGTTATATCTATACCAGAGTTTCCACTGCTATGCAGGTTGATGGCTATAGTCTGGATGCTCAGAAAGAAAAACTCAAACGTTATGCAGACTATGAAGAAATGGAAATAGTAGGTGAGTATTCTGATGAAGGTCACTCAGGCAAAAACATAAATGGAAGACCTGAGTTTGTAAGAATGCTTCAAGACATCGAAGATTGCAAGGATGATGTAAGCTATGTACTTGTATTCAAGCTTTCAAGATTTGGAAGGAATGCTGCTGATGTTCTTAATTCTTTACAGTTAATGCAGGATTTTGGAGTAAATCTTATTTGTGTTGAGGATGGAATTAACAGCGCAAAAGAGTCTGGAAAACTTATGATTTCTATTTTGTCTGCGGTTGCTGAACTTGAGCGAGAAAATATTCTGGTTCAGACCATGGAAGGCAGAAGACAAAAAGCCAGGGAAGGCAAGTGGAATGGTGGATTTGCTCCATATGGATATAAGCTAGTTGATGGTAGTCTTGCCATTGCAGAAGATGAAGCAGAGATGATACGTCTCATTTTTGATAAATACATACATACGGATATGGGTGCCAATGGCGTTGCTGAGTATCTTAACAATCATGGGTATAAAAAGAAGCAGAGGCAGAATAATACACTTACAACATTTGCACCATCATTTATAAAAGGAGTTCTTGATAATCCTGTATATATGGGGAAACTTGCATATGGGCGCAGGGCTACGGAGAAGATTCAGGGAACAAGAAATGAGTTTCATGTAGTGAAGCAGGAGGAATTTCCTATATATGATGGTGAACATGATGCCATTATATCAGAGGAAGATTTCATGCTTGCAAAAGAAAAGCGTGAACGCACTGGCTTCAAGCATGAGAAGACGCATAGCCTTGAACATGAGCATATCCTTTCTGGTATTCTAAAATGCCCTGTATGTGGTGGCTCCATGTATGCAAACGTCAACCGTAAAAAGAAGAGTGACGGGTCATATTATAAGGATTTCTTTTATTATGCTTGTAAGCATAGAATCAAATTAGACGGACATCATTGTGACTATCACAGGCAGTGGGGGCAGGATAAGGTAAATGCTGCAGTGGAAGAGACAGTCAAGAAAATGGTAAATAATCCAAAGTTCAAAGCTGCTTTAAAAGCAAAGATAGGAGCTAATGTAGATGCAAGCGAACTGAAAGCGGAGCGTGAAAGTTACAGAAAAAGCCTTCAGCAGTGTATAGGAGCAAAAAATAAGCTAGCCGCACAGATAGATGCACTTGATGTTACTGATAAACATTATGACAGAAAATATCAGGATATGCAGGAGCGACTTTCAGCGGATACAATTTACAAAGTGCTAATTCAGTTTGATAAGCTTTATGATAACTTTACGGATCTAGAAAAAAAGAAATTCATGCAGTCGTTTATTGAAGAAGTGCAAATATATGAGCAGCCAAAGGAAAATGGAAGATTCCTAAAGAGCATATCCTTTGCATTCCCTGTGTACTATAATGATAAGGAGTTTACTACTATTGCATTTGGTGAAGATGCACTGAAAGAATATGCAGACAATCTGACTAAAGAGAATCTTGTTGGTTGGGACAAAGAAATAACAGACGAAACGGTATGTTTATTGTCCAAACTTCATGAAGCAAAGCATCATATCAACGTAAAGGTAGATATGGACGAGCTTGATCTTACAAGTGCAGAAGCTAAGGCAACATACAAAGAGATAGAGGAATGGGTGCAGGAGAACTATGGATTTCATGTGACAAATCTGAACATTGCTCAGGTGAAGCAGAAGCATGGAATCATAGAGCGTGAAAACTATAATAAGCCAAAATCAGAAAACAGCAGACAGCCGGGATGTCCGGAAGAAAAAGTTAAGGCTATAGAAGATGCTTTGAGGCATTTTCAGATGATATAA
- a CDS encoding helix-turn-helix domain-containing protein — MAMTLEAALKRITELEEENEKLREELAFYKSKKFAGRQKHDEHWMKSYNDFVALYEDGLTIMEIVDQGAISRRTAYRYKAYYDGLKQMNGIGKEEKKESNVKVGKRK; from the coding sequence ATGGCTATGACACTTGAAGCTGCTTTGAAAAGAATAACAGAACTTGAGGAAGAGAACGAAAAACTTAGGGAAGAACTTGCATTCTATAAGAGCAAAAAGTTTGCCGGCAGACAGAAGCATGACGAGCATTGGATGAAGTCATATAACGACTTTGTGGCGCTATATGAGGACGGTCTTACTATTATGGAGATTGTAGATCAGGGAGCAATCAGCCGTCGTACAGCATACAGATATAAGGCTTATTATGATGGGCTTAAGCAAATGAATGGTATCGGTAAAGAAGAAAAGAAAGAGAGTAATGTAAAAGTTGGAAAAAGAAAGTAA
- a CDS encoding phage/plasmid primase, P4 family, with translation MIDDLNNLDPEMKKKVFEVVKLITEDTASDDAPTWYDTEKKKINEVEFCEWFIQKHPLKFVGGLFYDIDGLVDEYKLKKEIVEVIKPYIETAIAKRASQILEGLKYEAYCEELPKHIDRVHFKNGTFFLEGGFVSDKEFCSNRLPVKYNPDAKKPTRWLQFLDELLYPEDIPTLQEFMGYTFIPTTKAQAMLMLIGSGGEGKSRIGFVCRNLLGDNMTVCSVTTLSNNRFALASQEGMLLMVDDDMKMEALSDTGIIKSVVTMEDKMELERKGQQSYQGYLHVRIMVFGNGALSALHDKSDGFYRRQIAIRVKEKPATRVDDRNLSEKLEEETEGIALWCLEGLKRLVSNGFNFTISERTVQNQAEMRMEEDSIMDFFTSEGYITFDKEAICSTKDLYEAYEIWAERNSVKPRTENSFARDVKQRAPKLGIEYLKNAAIDGRTARGYKGLYADHVLKDVPFDMKEGA, from the coding sequence TTGATAGACGACTTAAACAATTTAGATCCAGAAATGAAGAAAAAAGTATTTGAGGTAGTAAAACTCATAACAGAGGATACTGCTTCTGATGATGCACCTACATGGTATGACACTGAAAAAAAGAAAATAAATGAAGTAGAGTTCTGCGAGTGGTTCATCCAAAAGCATCCGCTTAAGTTTGTGGGCGGCCTGTTCTATGACATTGATGGTCTTGTGGATGAGTACAAGCTGAAAAAAGAAATAGTGGAAGTCATAAAGCCTTATATTGAAACTGCTATCGCTAAGAGAGCGAGTCAGATTCTTGAAGGTTTGAAGTACGAGGCCTACTGTGAAGAGCTCCCCAAGCACATAGACAGGGTTCATTTTAAAAATGGTACTTTCTTTCTTGAGGGCGGATTTGTTTCTGATAAGGAGTTCTGTTCAAACAGACTTCCTGTTAAATATAATCCTGATGCAAAGAAGCCGACAAGGTGGTTACAGTTTCTTGATGAACTTCTGTATCCTGAGGATATTCCCACGTTGCAGGAGTTCATGGGATATACCTTTATACCAACCACTAAAGCTCAGGCCATGTTAATGCTGATAGGAAGTGGTGGTGAGGGAAAATCGAGGATTGGCTTCGTGTGCAGGAATCTTCTTGGAGACAACATGACAGTCTGTAGTGTGACCACACTTTCCAATAACAGGTTTGCCCTTGCAAGTCAGGAGGGGATGCTTCTGATGGTTGATGATGACATGAAGATGGAAGCTCTTAGTGATACAGGCATTATAAAGTCTGTGGTGACTATGGAAGATAAGATGGAATTAGAGCGTAAAGGACAGCAGAGTTATCAGGGATATCTTCATGTCAGGATTATGGTCTTTGGAAATGGTGCTCTTAGCGCACTCCATGATAAATCTGACGGATTTTACCGCAGACAGATTGCTATAAGGGTTAAAGAAAAGCCTGCTACAAGGGTTGATGACAGAAATCTATCAGAGAAACTGGAAGAGGAAACAGAAGGAATTGCCCTTTGGTGCCTTGAAGGTCTTAAGAGGCTTGTTTCCAACGGTTTTAACTTTACTATAAGTGAGCGCACTGTTCAGAATCAGGCAGAAATGCGTATGGAAGAGGACAGTATCATGGATTTCTTTACTTCGGAAGGATATATAACCTTTGATAAAGAGGCTATCTGTTCAACCAAAGATTTGTATGAAGCCTACGAAATTTGGGCAGAAAGAAATTCTGTGAAGCCAAGGACAGAGAATTCTTTCGCAAGGGATGTGAAGCAGAGAGCTCCAAAGCTTGGAATAGAATACCTTAAAAATGCAGCTATAGATGGAAGGACGGCCAGAGGATACAAAGGGTTGTATGCCGACCATGTGCTTAAGGATGTGCCTTTTGACATGAAGGAAGGCGCATAG
- a CDS encoding CHC2 zinc finger domain-containing protein yields the protein MFDTVKENVTARQVFEYYDIRVNRYGMCCCPFHSDKHPSMKVNTRYYCFGCGEKGDAVDFVSKYFGLGLKDAAIKICDDFHFSYDESYHAPEKKVAHEKSLLLKFEESEKYVFRVLSDYLHLLKKWKTEYEPKDENSEWHPYFCEALKETDHVEYMLDILLTGDISDRAFLIADYGRKVIEIDRRLKQFRSRNEEKSI from the coding sequence GTGTTTGATACTGTAAAAGAAAATGTCACAGCAAGACAGGTCTTTGAGTATTACGATATCAGGGTGAACCGCTATGGGATGTGCTGTTGTCCATTCCATAGCGACAAGCACCCGAGCATGAAAGTTAATACCAGATATTACTGCTTTGGATGTGGGGAAAAGGGAGATGCAGTAGATTTTGTTTCAAAGTATTTTGGACTGGGGCTTAAGGATGCAGCAATAAAAATCTGTGATGACTTTCATTTTAGCTACGATGAAAGCTATCATGCACCTGAGAAAAAGGTCGCTCATGAAAAGTCCCTGCTCCTCAAATTTGAGGAGTCGGAAAAATATGTTTTTCGTGTTCTGTCTGACTACCTGCATCTCTTGAAAAAATGGAAAACTGAATATGAGCCCAAGGATGAAAATAGTGAATGGCATCCTTATTTTTGTGAAGCTCTGAAAGAAACAGATCATGTTGAGTATATGCTTGATATTTTACTCACAGGAGATATTTCTGACAGGGCTTTTTTAATTGCAGATTACGGAAGGAAGGTAATTGAAATTGATAGACGACTTAAACAATTTAGATCCAGAAATGAAGAAAAAAGTATTTGA
- a CDS encoding serine/arginine repetitive matrix protein 2, with protein sequence MRASRHNGRSGSHGAYNPKHNDREFDLDKAEDIKKELTKNNLYWDCITRQVVRHDERTEETPSFTEVEKGFYDLVYKDYVEGQNARNTAARHKERNRTTDDLRESTKTCPEETIYQIGNIDKHVDYDVLAKVTFDFLNQLQERYGKHMHILDWALHLDEGTPHIHERHVFDVVNKYGERQPKQEDALRKMGFELPDPEKKSGKYNNRKMSFDAECRKLFLESCKKFGLEVEEEPIYGGKKYLEKQEYIIEKLNTEIKDLYETIDTWQEVGEQLQAENERLTQENKNLELKIEDVEGLLKEVSEVAYDKACDTLVDEITDKVREEDLAEIEDHKKWLMSPERKAPKNLRDYAFQQMESLQKNLGKLRDRIINRVRKAFKLPEMKDKFIEEIMEETRPSTLALLDKYKAEIKERDANTIHLPKKNRGEISR encoded by the coding sequence ATGCGAGCATCACGCCATAATGGCAGATCAGGATCACATGGAGCTTACAACCCAAAGCACAATGACAGAGAGTTTGATCTTGATAAGGCTGAGGATATTAAAAAGGAACTTACCAAGAACAATCTCTATTGGGACTGCATCACGAGACAGGTAGTCCGTCATGATGAAAGGACTGAGGAGACACCTTCCTTTACCGAAGTGGAGAAAGGTTTTTATGATCTTGTCTACAAAGATTATGTTGAAGGACAGAATGCAAGGAACACTGCCGCCAGACATAAGGAGAGGAACAGGACAACGGATGATCTAAGGGAGAGTACAAAGACTTGCCCTGAGGAAACTATTTATCAGATTGGAAACATTGATAAGCATGTTGATTATGATGTTCTTGCAAAAGTGACTTTTGATTTTTTAAATCAGCTTCAGGAAAGATATGGCAAGCACATGCACATCCTTGACTGGGCTCTTCACCTTGATGAAGGTACTCCTCACATTCATGAAAGACACGTCTTTGATGTTGTAAACAAATATGGAGAGCGTCAGCCCAAGCAGGAAGATGCACTTAGGAAAATGGGTTTTGAACTTCCTGATCCTGAAAAGAAATCCGGCAAGTACAACAATAGGAAGATGAGCTTTGATGCAGAATGCAGAAAATTATTTTTGGAGAGCTGCAAAAAGTTTGGGCTTGAGGTTGAGGAAGAACCTATCTATGGTGGCAAGAAATATCTTGAGAAGCAGGAGTACATCATAGAAAAGCTAAACACTGAAATCAAGGATTTGTACGAAACCATAGACACATGGCAGGAGGTAGGAGAACAGCTTCAGGCTGAAAACGAAAGGCTTACTCAGGAGAATAAAAATCTGGAACTAAAGATTGAAGATGTTGAAGGACTTCTCAAAGAAGTTTCCGAGGTTGCCTATGATAAAGCTTGTGACACACTTGTTGATGAAATCACTGACAAGGTTAGAGAGGAAGATCTTGCGGAGATAGAAGATCACAAGAAATGGCTTATGTCACCTGAAAGAAAGGCTCCTAAAAATCTTAGGGATTATGCTTTTCAGCAGATGGAATCCCTTCAGAAAAATCTTGGCAAGCTCCGTGACAGAATCATAAACAGAGTCAGAAAGGCATTCAAATTGCCTGAGATGAAGGATAAGTTTATTGAGGAAATCATGGAGGAGACAAGACCTAGCACACTCGCACTTCTTGACAAATACAAGGCAGAGATTAAGGAAAGGGATGCAAATACCATCCATCTTCCTAAAAAGAACCGAGGTGAGATCAGCCGTTGA
- a CDS encoding MBOAT family O-acyltransferase yields MALPIVVNVGLLLYFKYLNFAITNINTFFSKEIELQEIVLPLGISFYTFQQIAYIVATERGDLENNNIIDYLAYILYFPKLVMGPIIDPVDYISQLNEEDRKKADITNITTGIKIFNLGLIKKVLLADTFAKAVSWAYTNIDATTAMDCILLILFYTFEIYFDFSGYSDMAVGVSSMLNIDLPMNFDSPYKAVSIRDFWKRWHMSLTKFLTKYIYIPLGGSRKGIIFTYVNTLIVFLVSGLWHGANWTFILWGLLHGLFSCCDRMFEKIEEKVFMPVRWLCTFGVVSVLWLLFSAQTVEQWKTILFKILFMQNTAVSDGMIGSFNLAENQFIYNVLGLNFLPTNVRGFNMLIFILVACFVCFVPENNFRKKGSLNIGSLLLASFAFIWGILCLGAESTFVYFGF; encoded by the coding sequence ATGGCATTGCCGATTGTTGTGAATGTGGGATTATTGCTGTATTTTAAGTATTTGAATTTTGCTATCACAAATATAAATACCTTCTTTAGCAAAGAAATAGAGCTTCAGGAGATAGTCCTACCGCTTGGAATATCATTTTATACGTTCCAGCAGATAGCGTATATTGTCGCTACTGAGCGGGGAGATCTTGAGAACAATAATATAATCGATTATTTGGCATATATCTTGTATTTTCCTAAGCTTGTAATGGGTCCGATTATTGATCCGGTAGATTACATTTCACAGCTTAATGAAGAGGATAGAAAAAAAGCTGATATTACCAATATAACAACAGGTATAAAGATTTTCAATTTGGGACTTATAAAGAAAGTACTTCTGGCAGATACTTTTGCAAAAGCGGTTTCATGGGCATATACAAATATTGATGCGACGACGGCAATGGATTGCATTTTGCTGATATTGTTCTACACCTTTGAAATATACTTTGATTTCAGTGGATATAGTGACATGGCAGTAGGCGTATCATCAATGCTTAACATTGATTTGCCTATGAACTTTGATTCTCCATATAAAGCGGTTTCTATCAGGGATTTTTGGAAAAGATGGCATATGTCTTTGACGAAGTTTTTGACAAAGTATATCTATATTCCGCTTGGAGGATCACGCAAAGGCATCATATTTACCTATGTAAATACTCTTATAGTTTTCTTAGTTAGTGGATTATGGCATGGTGCGAATTGGACATTTATTTTATGGGGATTGCTCCATGGTTTGTTCAGTTGCTGTGACAGGATGTTTGAAAAAATTGAAGAAAAAGTATTCATGCCAGTCAGGTGGTTATGCACATTTGGAGTTGTTAGCGTACTATGGCTTTTATTTAGTGCGCAGACTGTGGAACAATGGAAAACAATTCTGTTTAAGATTTTGTTCATGCAGAATACAGCAGTAAGTGATGGTATGATTGGATCATTTAACTTGGCTGAAAATCAGTTTATTTACAACGTGTTAGGCTTGAATTTCTTGCCTACAAATGTTCGTGGCTTTAATATGCTGATATTTATTCTCGTGGCATGTTTTGTATGTTTTGTTCCTGAAAATAATTTCAGAAAGAAGGGTAGCTTAAATATAGGATCATTACTGCTTGCCTCATTTGCTTTTATATGGGGAATCCTTTGTTTAGGAGCAGAGTCTACGTTCGTATATTTTGGGTTTTAA
- a CDS encoding recombinase family protein produces the protein MDEKQKIFGYARTSTKEQNEDRQIIALKEMGVPEKNIFLDKLSGKNFERPQYKKMIRKLDNNSVLYIKSIDRLGRSYRDLSDQWRVITKEKGADVVVIDMPILDTRREKNLLGTFISDLILALLSYVAESEYRTIHQRQAEGIAAAKARGYKFGRPPKQLPENFHEVYQKWKSGKISVAEAAKECNMPRSTFYYKAKVYKNSTYLDD, from the coding sequence ATGGATGAAAAACAAAAGATTTTTGGCTATGCCAGAACATCAACAAAAGAGCAGAACGAGGATAGACAGATAATTGCGCTAAAAGAGATGGGAGTGCCTGAGAAGAATATTTTCCTTGATAAGCTCTCAGGCAAGAACTTTGAACGACCTCAGTACAAGAAAATGATTAGAAAGCTTGATAATAATTCAGTTCTCTATATCAAATCCATTGATAGGCTTGGTCGTAGTTACAGAGATCTTAGTGACCAGTGGAGAGTTATCACAAAGGAGAAAGGTGCTGATGTAGTTGTAATTGATATGCCAATTCTTGATACCAGAAGAGAAAAGAATTTGCTGGGGACTTTTATCAGTGATCTGATTCTCGCCTTGCTTTCATATGTGGCAGAGAGCGAGTATAGAACAATTCATCAGAGGCAAGCGGAAGGTATTGCAGCTGCTAAAGCAAGAGGATATAAGTTTGGCAGACCACCCAAGCAACTACCTGAAAACTTTCATGAAGTATATCAGAAATGGAAATCTGGAAAGATATCTGTTGCGGAAGCAGCCAAAGAGTGTAATATGCCAAGATCCACATTCTACTATAAAGCCAAGGTGTACAAGAATTCCACATATTTAGATGACTGA